The following proteins are encoded in a genomic region of Nomascus leucogenys isolate Asia chromosome 17, Asia_NLE_v1, whole genome shotgun sequence:
- the PRPF40A gene encoding pre-mRNA-processing factor 40 homolog A isoform X5 — MLLSFLGPSVSIGPIKMPGMMSSVMPGMMMSHMSQASMQPALPPGVNSMDVAAGTASGAKSMWTEHKSPDGRTYYYNTETKQSTWEKPDDLKTPAEQLLSKCPWKEYKSDSGKPYYYNSQTKESRWAKPKELEDLEGYQNTIVAGSLITKSNLHAMIKAEESSKQEECTTTSTAPVPTTEIPTTMSTMAAAEAAAAVVAAAAAAAAAAAAANANASTSTSNTVSGTVPVVPEPEVTSIVATVVDNENTVTISTEEQAQLTSTPAIQDQSVEVSSNTGEETSKQETVADFTPKKEEEDSQPAKKTYTWNTKEEAKQAFKELLKEKRVPSNASWEQAMKMIINDPRYSALAKLSEKKQAFNAYKVQTEKEEKEEARSKYKEAKESFQRFLENHEKMTSTTRYKKAEQMFGEMEVWNAISERDRLEIYEDVLFFLSKKEKEQAKQLRKRNWEALKNILDNMANVTYSTTWSEAQQYLMDNPTFAEDEELQNMDKEDALICFEEHIRALEKEEEEEKQKSLLRERRRQRKNRESFQIFLDELHEHGQLHSMSSWMELYPTISSDIRFTNMLGQPVFSLGSTALDLFKFYVEDLKARYHDEKKIIKDILKDKGFVVEVNTTFEDFVAIISSTKRSTTLDAGNIKLAFNSLLEKAEAREREREKEEARKMKRKESAFKSMLKQAAPPIELDAVWEDIRERFVKEPAFEDITLESERKRIFKDFMHVLEHECQHHHSKNKKHSKKSKKHHRKRSRSRSGSDSDDDDSHSKKKRQRSESRSASEHSSSAESERSYKKSKKHKKKSKKRRHKSDSPESDAEREKDKKEKESEKDRTRQRSESKHKSPKKKTGKDSGNWDTSGSELSEGELEKRRRTLLEQLDDDQ; from the exons AAATCAATGTGGACTGAACATAAATCACCTGATGGAAGGACTTACTACTACAACACTGAAACCAAACAGTCTACCTGGGAGAAACCAGATGATCTTAAAACACCTGCTGAG CAACTCTTATCTAAATGCCCCTGGAAGGAATACAAATCAGATTCTGGAAAGCCTTACTATTATAATTCTCAAACAAAAGAATCTCGCTGGGCCAAACCTAAAGAACTTGAGGATCTTGAAG GATACCAGAATACCATTGTTGCTGGAAGTCTTATTACAAAATCAAACCTGCATG cAATGATCAAAGCTGAAGAAAGCAG taAGCAAGAAGAGTGTACCACAACATCAACAGCCCCAGTCCCTACAACAGAAATTCCGACCACAATGAGCACCATGGCTGCTGCAGAAGCAGCAGCTGCTGTtgttgcagcagcagcagcggcagcagcagcagcagctgcagccaaTGCTAATGCTTCCACTTCTActtctaatactgtcagtggaacTGTTCCAGTTGTTCCTGAGCCTGAAGTTACTTCCATTGTTGCTACTGTTGTAGATAATGAGAATACAGTAACTATTTCAACTGAGGAACAAGCACAACTTACTAGTACCCCTGCTATTCAGGATCAAAGTGTGGAAGTATCCAGTAATACTGGAGAAGAAACATCTAAGCAAGAAACTGTAGCTGA TTTTACTcccaaaaaagaagaggaggacagCCAACCAGCAAAGAAAACATACACTTGGAATACAAAGGAAGAGGCAAAGCaagcttttaaagaattattGAAAGAAAAG cgGGTACCATCGAATGCTTCATGGGAGCAAGCTATGAAAATGATTATTAATGATCCACGATACAG TGCTTTGGCaaagttaagtgaaaaaaagcaagccTTTAATGCCTATAAAGTccagacagaaaaagaagaaaaagaagaagcaagATCAAAGTACAAAGAGGCTAAGGAATCCTTTCAGCGTTTTCTTGAAAATCATGAGAAAATGACTTCTACAACCAGATACAA aaaagcaGAGCAAATGTTTGGAGAGATGGAAGTTTGGAATGCAATATCAGAACGTGATCGTCTTGAAATCTATGAAgatgttttgttctttctttcaaaaaaagaaaag GAACAAGCAAAGCAGTTGCGAAAGAGAAATTGGGAAGCCTTAAAAAACATACTTGACAACATGGCTAATGTAACATACTCTACCACTTGGTCTGAAGCCCAGCAGTATCTGATGGATAATCCAACTTTTGCAGAAGATGAGGAGTTACAAA ATATGGACAAAGAAGATGCATTAATTTGCTTTGAAGAACACATTCGGGCtttagaaaaggaggaagaagaagaaaaacagaagagtttGCTGAGAGAAAGGAGACGACAGCGAAAAAATAGGGAATCTTTCCAG ATATTTTTAGATGAATTACATGAACATGGACAACTACATTCTATGTCATCTTGGATGGAATTGTATCCAACTATTAGTTCTGATATTAGATTCACTAATATGCTTGGTCAGCCTG TTTTTTCATTAGGATCAACTGCACTTGATCTTTTCAAGTTTTATGTTGAGGATCTTAAAGCACGTTATCATGATGAGAAGAAGATAATAAAAGACATTCTAAAG gatAAAGGATTTGTAGTTGAAGTAAATACTACTTTTGAAGATTTTGTGGCAATAATCAGTTCAACTAAAAGATCAACTACATTAGATGCTGGAAACATCAAATTGGCTTTCAATAGT TTACTAGAAAAGGCAGAAGCCCGTGAAcgtgaaagagaaaaagaagaggctCGGAAGATGAAACGAAAAGAATCTGCATTTAAGAGTATGTTAAAACAAGCTGCTCCTCCGATAGAATTGGATGCTGTCTGGGAAGAT ATCCGTGAGAGATTTGTAAAAGAGCCAGCATTTGAGGACATAACTCTAGAATCTGAAAGAAAAcgaatatttaaagattttatgcATGTGCTTGAG CATGAATGTCAGCATCATCATTCAAAGAACAAGAAACATTCTAAGAAATCTAAAAAACATCATAGGAAACGTTCCCGCTCTCGATCG gGGTCAGATTCCGATGATGATGATAgccattcaaagaaaaaaagacaacgaTCAGAGTCTCGTTCTGCTTCAGAACATTCTTCTAGTGCAGAGTCTG AGAGAagttataaaaagtcaaaaaagcatAAGAAGAAAAGTAAGAAGAGGAGACATAAATCT GACTCTCCAGAATCCGATGCTGAGCGAGagaaggataaaaaagaaaaagaaagtgaaaaagacagaACTAGACAAAGATCAGAATCAAAACACAAATCGCCTAAGAAAAAGACTGGAAAGGATTCT ggtaattgggatactTCTGGCAGTGAACTGAGCGAAGGGGAATTGGAAAAGCGCAGAAGAACCCTTTTGGAGCAACTGGATGATGATCAATAA